One Sebastes umbrosus isolate fSebUmb1 chromosome 6, fSebUmb1.pri, whole genome shotgun sequence DNA window includes the following coding sequences:
- the lrrc38a gene encoding leucine-rich repeat-containing protein 38, with translation MIPCINWLQPFLALISSTLLTRGHNCPTSCLCPDHHTVDCTGQGLTGVPDSIPLDVRRLLLSNNWIPWIPSDFLVLYSDLVYLDLRNNSLSQLDPGTLSTSSRLVFLDLGSNNLTEIFSGTFGESRSLIKLRLGNNPYLNMVGTDAFTGLTSLRELELERNGFTELDVMVLESLPSLRMLRLEGNPWLCNCHFAKLFVWLTENRQKLPKGLEGIECSLPLDGRRVPLTFLSEESFRECRGTLTLTDYLIVIFSGISVSVVAIMASFFLASTVHCFQRLSKGSKGDEEEGDD, from the exons TACGCGAGGCCACAACTGTCCAAccagctgtttgtgtccagaCCACCACACCGTGGACTGCACCGGCCAAGGTCTAACCGGAGTCCCAGACTCCATCCCTCTGGATGTTCGCCGTCTCCTGCTCTCCAACAACTGGATTCCCTGGATCCCTTCTGACTTCTTGGTCCTCTACAGCGATCTGGTCTATCTGGACCTGAGGAATAACTCCCTCTCCCAGCTGGACCCAGGGACCCTGAGCACCTCCTCTAGATTAGTGTTCTTGGACCTGGGGAGCAACAACCTGACGGAAATCTTCTCTGGAACATTTGGGGAGTCCAGGAGTCTGATCAAACTACGACTGGGGAACAACCCCTACCTAAATATGGTAGGCACGGATGCTTTCACGGGGTTGACTTCTTTGAGGGAGCTTGAGCTAGAGAGGAATGGTTTCACAGAGCTGGACGTCATGGTCCTGGAATCTCTGCCCTCTCTCCGGATGCTGCGTCTGGAGGGAAACCCTTGGCTGTGCAACTGCCACTTTGCCAAACTGTTTGTATGGCTGACAGAGAACCGCCAAAAGCTCCCAAAGG GTTTGGAGGGGATAGAGTGCTCCCTGCCTCTGGATGGGCGTCGTGTTCCCCTAACTTTCCTCTCCGAAGAAAGTTTTCGGGAGTGCCGTGGTACCCTCACCCTCACCGACTACCTCATCGTCATCTTCTCCGGCATCTCCGTCTCAGTGGTGGCCATCATGGCCAGCTTCTTCCTCGCCTCCACGGTCCACTGCTTCCAGCGCCTCAGCAAAGGCAGCAAAGGAGATGAGGAAGAAGGCGACGACTGA